TGGACCATCCGGGTATCCTTTTCCTTCTCCATGTCCGGGATGAACGTCAGGAACGGATAGTCAACGACCTGCCGGATGTCCTCGTGACTATGGATTTTGTCGTCCAAATGGTGAAGTACGAAGGCCAGGCCGACACCGCCCATCAGCCCCAGGACCAAAGCCAGCGTCAGGGACAGGAGCCGCCGGGGCCGAATATGCTGTTTCGGCGGTTGCGCTTGCTCGATGAGCCGCATGAGGGCACTCATCTGGATGTTGCCTGCGCCGGCAATTTGGGCCTGCTGACGGCGCTCCGTCATCATATCCAAGAGACGCCGTTGATTCTCCAGCTCGGCCTTGAGCGTCTGGTAGTCGGCGGCCGCCTTATTGAGCTTGTCGATCTCGGCCCGGATCGAATCGAACTCTTCCCGCAAGCGCCGTTCCTTATCCCGGACCGCATTGACCTCGGCCTCGGCGCTTTGAATCAGCCTCTGGTGCAGGGCGCGGGCCTGTTGACGGTATCCGGAGCAGGCTTCGTCCCGTTGGATGGCCAACTGCTTGAGGCCGGGCCAGTCCGGCTTAAAAATCCGAGCCTTTTCGGCATACTCCTGCTCGGCCTTGGCGCAGGTCTCCTGAAGCTTCTGCAAGGCCGGATTGTTTCGAATTTCCGGGAGGGCCTCGGGGGCGGAGGTCTGAACGCGCCGGAGGTCGGCCAGCTTCTCGACCAGCTCGTTCTGGGCTTCCAGGATGCGCTGGTTGATCGTCTCCATCCGCTGTTTCGCCACGTTGATTTGCTGGTCTAAAACCTGGACCTGGGCCGTCTGCGCCAGTCGGGCCAATTGAGCTTCCTTTTCGGCGATGGACCGTTGAAGCTGCTGGATTTGCTCGGCGAGGGCCTCCCCGGTCGTTTGGCTCATCTGAATTTCCATCTGACGGTTGAACTCGATGAGGCTTTCGGCCCACGCATTCGTCAGGACGGCCGACGCCTCCGGCGAGGGGGCCTCGACGCCGATCTCCATCAGGAAGGTCTGACGCTTCGACCGGGCATAGACCCGCTCCTGAAGGAGCTTGATAAGCGCTTCTTCCGTCCAAGTATCTCCCTTCGGGGGACGGCCCAATTGAAGGAGGGAAACGATACGCTTCGGGTCCAACCGACTCAGGACCATCCGGGCGACGGCCCGACTCTGGGCGATGTTCATCTGCGTATTCATGAAGGTCTCGACCGTAAAGGGCATCATGGGCTGGAAGATGGGACTCCCGATGTCGAACCGTTCAGGCCGGACCTCGATAACGGCCAAGGCTCGATAGACGGGCTTTTGGACGAGGACCCAGATGCCCGTCAGGAAGACGGCCCCGAGCGTGACGGCGACGACCACGCCCCGATGGCGCATGACGATGAACCAGTAGTCCCGCAAATGAAGCTCTACAAATTCACCTTCCGACGGGCCGACCGGTCGTTCCATGGTCGCTCCTTATAAATCGTGAATAAATCGTGACGGCGTGACGGCGTTTTGAGGGATCCCCAGACCACCCCCCAGAGCCTGTTTCAAAACTCACCGCGGAGGCGCAGAGGACGAGGATTTTTATCCGACTTTTCTCTGCGTCCTCGGCGTCTCAACAGTGAATCAGTGAACCCAGCCGGTAGCTTATCCCCTCCGTGTCACGTCAGAATAGCGATTCCGGTACGAATACGATGTCCCCGTCGTTGAGTTCCACGTCCTTCTGCTTGCCCCGCAGGATGTCCCCCACGTCGATTTTCTCGACCTTCCCGTCAGACCGAATGACCCGCACGCCCCCCAGGGACGCTCGGTCCGAGGGCCCTCCGGCCGCCGCGATGGCCCGTAAGAGGGTAAAGGGCCGAGAACCCCGGACCATCCCGGGCCGCTGGACGGCGCCGTAGACGTATACCCGAATCTCTCCCAGCGGCACGAGGAGGACATCCCCCGGCGCCAGAGGTACGTCTTCCGTGATGTCGCCCTCATTGATCAACCGCTGAAGGTCGATGGCATACCGCTGGTACGTGCCCTTTTCGTCCATCCGATACAAGTAGGCCGTAATACTGGCCCCCTCTAAGAGGCCTCCGGCCTCGGCCAAGGCCGTGATGACCGTCTTGCCCCGATAGAGGGGAAAGGAGCCGGGATTCTTGACGGCCCCCATGACCGTGTACCGCTGGCTTTCAAACTGCCGGATGTTGACGGACACGTGGGGGTCCTGAATATACCGTTCCTGCAGGTACTTCCGAAGCATCTCCTCGACCTGCCGAACGGTCATGCCGGCTACCTGAATGCGACCCATAGGAGCTACCGAGATCGTCCCATCCGGGGCCACCCGAAGCGTCATGTTGAAGTCCGGCAGTTCGAAAATCCGGATATCCAGCTCGTCGCCCGGCCCCAGGTAGTACTCAGGCGCCGGAAGCGAGACCGAGCCGTCGCTCGATGCCCGGGTCGATGGCGTCGTCGGCGGAGGCGGCGGGCGGAGCCGGACGCGCTGGACCTGCAGGATGAATTGGTCCTTCTCCTGACGGGCCTCATACCGCCATTGGGTGATGGGCTCCTCCAGCTCCAGGACCAGGCGGGTCGTGCACGTGTCCCGGCAGGGTTCCTGCGTGGACAGGCGAAGGTCCCGTAAGCCCGTGCTCTTGTCCCACTCGGGGAGTTTGCGGACCCGTTGACGGGTACGGGAGAAGTCTACGACGATGCGGGCCGGGTTCTGGAGGGTGAACGCGTTGTAGGGAAGGGGTGGGAACTCTTGAGACCGGGGCCGGACGTCCAGCCGTAAGACGACCCCGATGGACGGTTCCTGCAAGGCCAGCGTCAGGGTCCGGATTTCAAACTGCGGGGGCTTCGCCGTCTCCTGAGGGGCCTGCGCCCCGGCCGTCGCGAGGGCGATCAGACAGGACAGGCCAAGAAGCCTCAGCCTGGAATACAGCAGGTCGTAGGTCATGGCTCATACTCGTGAGTCGAATCGAGTCCCCCGTCCCGGCTTTTAATAAGGCGAATGGCGAGTGGCGAGTAGCGAGTAGCGAACGGCGAATGGCGAACAGCGAATGGTCTAAGGTCGGCGGTCTATGGTCTGTGGTCTATCTCGATTCAGCTGTCCTGCATCTTGCATCCCGCTTCGGTCTTTCCGGACCCCGTCCCGCCGTCACATCTTCTTACGGTCGCGGCGGGGTCACCTCCTCCTTCGTGACGGCGATGATAATCCCCGTCGTCGCCGCGGCGGCCGCCACGCCGCCGATGATCACGTACTTGCCGTATTTCGGCCAGAAGATGGGCTTCGTCTCGCAGGTCACTTCCAGGAGCTTCAGGGCCTGCTGGGGCGGCACCTCCGCCAGGCAGATGCGCGTCAGCGCCTTTGGACTGACCCGAACGGTCGCCGTGTACGTGTACGTGACCCCCTCCGCCGTCGCTCGGATTTCGTAATCCCCGACCGGGGCGTTGCGGATCAGGAAGCGTCCCCGGTCGTCGGTCGTGTCCTGAAACACGGCCCCCGTCACCGTATGCCGGGCCGTCATGGCGGCGTTCGCCACGGGCGTCCGCCCGTCCTCCCGAAAGAGCTGGCCCCCGAGGTCGCCCCGCTGTTGCTCCTGGGCCGGCACGGAGACGGCCGTCAGGAGGCCGACCAGGACAAGCCCCATCCCGACGATCCACAAACTACGCATGGGCTACCTCCCGTAGGGTGTAGTGCAAATGCAACCGAGCTGAGTTTAATTGAAACGGTTTACTAAGTCAAGACATCTTCATCGCGACCCTCGGTCGGGTGAGGCCACCCACCGTTCGGATCCGTCTCAAAACTTCTTTCTCGTGGAATGGGTCTCGAATTCTCGGCATTCCGGTCTCCCGGACCCCGGGTGCGGGTCCCGGGGTCCAGGACCGGGTTTTGAAATAGACTCTCGTCGCTCCATTACTTTCCGCAGGGCCTGCGCGATCACCTCACGCCTATCGTAACCGTCCACCGCCGGTCGGCCGTCAGGGGCAGATTCCGGTCCCGTACCCAGTAGCCCACCGTCAGGCCCACGACCTGATTGCGGACCCGCACGTCGAACCCGCCCTGCCACGAACGACCTCGGTCCAGGACGCCCCCTTCGCCGGGATACTCAAGCCAGTAGCGCTCATACGTCGCCCGGCTCCGTACGCCCCGAAACAGCGTGAATCCGAGGCCCCCGCCGGCGTGCGTATATACGAAATAGGGTCGCCCGCCCCGGGAGAAATAGACGGACCACTCGGGCCGCCGTTCTCCCGACGCCAGAAGCCACCACCGCCGCCCCAGGGCCAGGTCCGCTTGAAGCGACCCGACCCATCCCCGAAAGCGGGGGACCCGGGGGTCTTCCGGGACCCAAAGCCGGTACCCGGCCCGGACGGAAGCCCCCGCAAAGGAGGTCACGCGATACCGCCATGCCAGGACGACTTCATAGGCCTTCGTGTTCCGCCAGGGGTCTGCCTCGAAGTCGATGAAGCCCCGCCGGGCTTCCAGAAGGAGGGTCGTCCGAGAGGACCGCTCCCACGCAAGGTACGCCGCCAGGGACCGCTCCCGCCGGTCCAGCAGGTCCTGTAAGTACCCGGCGACCGTCGCTTCCGAGGCCCGGATGCGGACCGTGCTCCAGGCGGCCGTCGCCCCCAGGGCCATCCGTCGGAACAGGGGCATTTCCCACAGGACGGTCAGGGTTCGGTCCCGCACCTGGACGGGCACGTCCGCCTCCGGCGTGTAGGGATAAATCCCTTGGCCCCACTGCAGGCGCCCTTCGAGTTTCGATGGACCCAAGCGGATGGCCCCCCGGGCTGAGACCATATAGACCAGACCCCGTAGGGCCGGATACCGAAATGAGTATCGATACCCCACGGTTCCCTGAATGGCAAGGAGCAGGAAGCGCCCGAGGCCCATCGCCAGGCCGAGGCCGGGCACACCGGACACGTACGTATCCCACGCCCGCTCGACCCCGATGCCGGGGAATGGGTTCGAGTCGGCACCTATCAGGAGCCCCAGCGTCGGCCGCCAGGCCAGGGGCCCCAACCGCCGGTACTGCTCCCGAACGGCCGCCAGGTCCCGGTCCAGGGGATGCCGGGGCACCGTCTGGGCCCACCCGCCCCCGACCATTCCGAGGCTCCCGACCAACCCGAAGATCAGGCAACGTCCGAGGGGACAACCCTGCAGTGGCCGACGACGCATAGGACCGTCCCTCCCAGTGGACGGCTCATCTCTATGTTTCTGCGGTACGTCTTTCACTTCACCGCCGAGGCGCCGAGGACACAGAGAACGAGGGTCTTTCTCTGCGTTCTCAGTGCCTCTGCGGTGAAATGGAGGTTTTGAATACGTTCTATGACTTAGACTTACTCCGGGCCGTATCTGGCTTTTCGGCCTCCCCCGACCCTCCCCCGAGTCCCGGGACCGATGTATCGTCCTTCTTCCAATCCCAGGACGAAACGGCGAATGCCCTGTCTCAATACAGGGACGTTGAAGTTGATGAGCAAACCCACCTTCCAGCCACCTAATCTCATGTAAGTCAGAAGCTGAGCCTCATGGATCGGCAAGAGCTCCTCGACGGCTTTGACCTCTATGACCACGCAACCGGCGACCAGTAAGTCCAGGCGATACCCGCAATCGAGCCGAATACCTTTGTACTCCAATGGTAGGGCCTTCTGCCGTTCGAAGGGAATCCGCCGGAGGGTCAGTTCGTGGCATAAGCACTCTTCGTAAGCCGACTCCAGGAGGCCCGGTCCGAGGGTACGATGGACCTCTAAGGCCGCCCCGATGATCTCGTGCGTCAGTGCATTAATGTTCATCTCTGCGTTCTCGGCGTCTCTGCGGTGAAATGGAGGTTTTGAAATCCGCTCTACTGAACTCCATCCCTCGTCATTATCTGCTTGACCGCCCGCCACGGCACGCCCGCCTGCCGCTCGAAAGGAACACGCTCCAGCGCGATAATGGCGGCGATGGCCGCCGTCGCCAGGATGATTGCCCCGAGGCCCCATCCCCACACGGGGACTCGCAGGAGCTCGAGCCCCAAGGCGGTCGCTCCCAGGAGCCCGCTCAGCCCATAGTGAATCAGCGCTACCTGCCGGGGATGTCTTCCCAGCCGATGCAGACGGTGGGACAAATGGTCCTTCCCAGGCGACATAAAGGGGATAAGTCCACGGCGGAGGCGAGACACAGTCACCAGCGTCGTATCGAAGATCGGCACGCCCAAGATGAGCACGGGGACCATCCAGGATACCTCGGGCGGGGTCTGGGGTAGCCGTATCTTTAATCCCAGGGTCGCCATCAGGAATCCCAGGAACATCGCCCCGCCGTCGCCCATAAAGATACGGGCCGGGTGAAAATTGTAGACTAGGAAACCCACCGAGACGCCCAGGGTGGCAGCTCCTAAGAGGCTTACCAGGCGCTGACCGCTCAGGAGGGCTAAGGTGGTAAAAAAGACGGCCGCGATCGCTGAAACACCAGCCGTCAGGCCGTCCATATTGTCCAAGAGGTTGAACGCACAGGTGATGCCGACGACCCAGAGCAGGGTGATCGCGACGTTCAGCCATTCCTGCGGGAAAACCTGGGCCCGAATCCCCGCCGCTATGAGGAGTAGGGCCGACAGGGGCATCGCAAAAAACAGCTTCACCTGAGAATGGAGACGGCCCATGTCATCCAGAAATCCAACGATAGCAATAAGGCTTCCGGCTCCCAGGATGGCCCATCCTTCCCGAACGACTCGGCTGTCTATGAAAAAGCCAAGTGTTACGATAACCGCCCCGAAGATGGCGAGACCGCCGAGCCGGGGAATAGGCTTTGTATGGAATTTCCGGGGTCCTGGCAGGTCGATGGCATTCCACCGCCGGGCCAGCCAAGCCGCCAGGGGGACGCCTGCCAGCGTCAGGCCAAAGGCGGTGACCGCCGCTAACGGCCAGGTCCAGGCATACATGGAGTGATGAAAGTAATGGAGGGCTGGGGATA
The DNA window shown above is from bacterium HR11 and carries:
- the ptk gene encoding Tyrosine-protein kinase ptk, with the protein product MERPVGPSEGEFVELHLRDYWFIVMRHRGVVVAVTLGAVFLTGIWVLVQKPVYRALAVIEVRPERFDIGSPIFQPMMPFTVETFMNTQMNIAQSRAVARMVLSRLDPKRIVSLLQLGRPPKGDTWTEEALIKLLQERVYARSKRQTFLMEIGVEAPSPEASAVLTNAWAESLIEFNRQMEIQMSQTTGEALAEQIQQLQRSIAEKEAQLARLAQTAQVQVLDQQINVAKQRMETINQRILEAQNELVEKLADLRRVQTSAPEALPEIRNNPALQKLQETCAKAEQEYAEKARIFKPDWPGLKQLAIQRDEACSGYRQQARALHQRLIQSAEAEVNAVRDKERRLREEFDSIRAEIDKLNKAAADYQTLKAELENQRRLLDMMTERRQQAQIAGAGNIQMSALMRLIEQAQPPKQHIRPRRLLSLTLALVLGLMGGVGLAFVLHHLDDKIHSHEDIRQVVDYPFLTFIPDMEKEKDTRMVQNAFRFLQGYVWMTQNSGPPVRVLMVTSPQPGEGKTFVAVNLARTLAQAKKRVLLVETDIHVPKFHQIFNVSRRPGLLDLRGQETPPAWDLFPAVNEYLIVIPSGATGHRRGEASPTLEGLDIRRLIQQALETFDYVILDTPPILAVPEALRLVRDVQSIILVVQSGHTTRPALQMAAEQLARIEAPVLGVVLNRVDLTSKYSYYTYYYPYRYYYSYYLRPEESPKK
- the kpsD gene encoding Polysialic acid transport protein KpsD, yielding MTYDLLYSRLRLLGLSCLIALATAGAQAPQETAKPPQFEIRTLTLALQEPSIGVVLRLDVRPRSQEFPPLPYNAFTLQNPARIVVDFSRTRQRVRKLPEWDKSTGLRDLRLSTQEPCRDTCTTRLVLELEEPITQWRYEARQEKDQFILQVQRVRLRPPPPPTTPSTRASSDGSVSLPAPEYYLGPGDELDIRIFELPDFNMTLRVAPDGTISVAPMGRIQVAGMTVRQVEEMLRKYLQERYIQDPHVSVNIRQFESQRYTVMGAVKNPGSFPLYRGKTVITALAEAGGLLEGASITAYLYRMDEKGTYQRYAIDLQRLINEGDITEDVPLAPGDVLLVPLGEIRVYVYGAVQRPGMVRGSRPFTLLRAIAAAGGPSDRASLGGVRVIRSDGKVEKIDVGDILRGKQKDVELNDGDIVFVPESLF
- the tagO gene encoding putative undecaprenyl-phosphate N-acetylglucosaminyl 1-phosphate transferase; its protein translation is MYAWTWPLAAVTAFGLTLAGVPLAAWLARRWNAIDLPGPRKFHTKPIPRLGGLAIFGAVIVTLGFFIDSRVVREGWAILGAGSLIAIVGFLDDMGRLHSQVKLFFAMPLSALLLIAAGIRAQVFPQEWLNVAITLLWVVGITCAFNLLDNMDGLTAGVSAIAAVFFTTLALLSGQRLVSLLGAATLGVSVGFLVYNFHPARIFMGDGGAMFLGFLMATLGLKIRLPQTPPEVSWMVPVLILGVPIFDTTLVTVSRLRRGLIPFMSPGKDHLSHRLHRLGRHPRQVALIHYGLSGLLGATALGLELLRVPVWGWGLGAIILATAAIAAIIALERVPFERQAGVPWRAVKQIMTRDGVQ